One segment of Desulfolucanica intricata DNA contains the following:
- the dapB gene encoding 4-hydroxy-tetrahydrodipicolinate reductase, producing MIRVLVSGAAGRMGQEVLRAVHKTEGMELVGAVDLIKEDVDIGTLIGIGEIGIPLKNDLEEVIATVKPDVIVDFTNPDVVFNNVKLALKYGVRPVVGTTGMGRKELTEIEGLCQSAGVGCIVAPNFAIGALLMIKFATEAAKYLPHVEIIELHHDQKIDAPSGTAIKTAESIVQTRGDFRQGLATEIEKIPGARGGEFEGGIRIHSVRLPGYVAHQEVIFGGVGQTLTIRHDSISRESFMPGVVLAVQKVMYLDRFVYGLENILFE from the coding sequence ATGATTAGAGTTCTCGTTTCGGGTGCTGCCGGAAGGATGGGGCAGGAGGTGCTGCGAGCTGTACATAAGACAGAGGGTATGGAACTGGTTGGCGCTGTGGACTTAATTAAGGAAGATGTGGATATAGGGACGCTAATCGGTATAGGCGAAATAGGAATACCATTAAAAAATGATTTAGAAGAGGTTATTGCTACTGTTAAACCGGATGTAATTGTAGACTTTACTAACCCGGATGTAGTTTTTAATAATGTGAAGTTGGCCCTGAAATACGGGGTGAGGCCTGTTGTAGGCACTACCGGCATGGGAAGGAAAGAACTAACTGAAATAGAAGGCCTGTGTCAAAGTGCAGGCGTAGGGTGTATTGTTGCACCAAACTTTGCTATCGGTGCGTTATTAATGATCAAGTTTGCTACTGAAGCGGCTAAATATTTACCTCATGTAGAAATTATTGAATTACATCATGATCAAAAAATTGATGCGCCTTCAGGTACTGCGATTAAGACTGCCGAAAGTATCGTACAAACCCGCGGTGACTTTCGACAAGGTTTAGCAACTGAAATAGAAAAAATACCCGGTGCCAGAGGCGGAGAATTTGAAGGTGGTATTCGGATTCACAGTGTTCGGCTTCCCGGGTATGTGGCACACCAGGAGGTAATTTTTGGGGGTGTTGGTCAAACGTTAACTATTCGTCATGATTCGATTTCCCGAGAATCATTTATGCCGGGTGTTGTTTTGGCAGTTCAAAAAGTGATGTATTTAGATCGTTTTGTTTATGGTTTGGAAAACATACTTTTTGAGTAA